A portion of the Mesobacillus sp. AQ2 genome contains these proteins:
- a CDS encoding DUF58 domain-containing protein, producing the protein MQWKKNVIEDRFLSILAFLGILLVIVSFYINSWLIFGVGILIIFLAFANSYYLKHIGEGLFFENNRNRNRFFIGDRGDWNLHFLNQGLPIMKGNISIYFDSAVVPASAEYYIHQSRVDVTLPFSIGRKEKANIHIPFLAEKRGLSKIRKLELHIPHFFGFGDTILEFTDVINMETLVYPKPLSVNNIDRHKSVKPGNSPSIFSVFEDNMGPVGTRDYLPTDSFNRINWKASARRMTLQTKEFERINEAGAVLLINVSDGYSVTSKLEFLMSSIAEMGYFFHRNNIPFSLCMNIRSAGLTPFTYLPLGSGKDHLQKLLDLLAIADFHSPTIPHEQLLFFYKRHLALAPVMIYAGVRTPRTDGYMQEWSREGVQLFQLQQHNEGGYLEPLKTVLKDVAGK; encoded by the coding sequence ATGCAATGGAAAAAAAACGTGATTGAGGATCGCTTTTTGTCCATTCTGGCATTTCTCGGTATTTTATTGGTGATTGTAAGCTTTTACATAAACTCCTGGCTGATTTTCGGAGTCGGCATTCTGATCATTTTTCTGGCATTCGCCAATTCCTATTATTTAAAACATATAGGAGAGGGACTGTTTTTTGAGAACAACCGGAATCGCAATCGCTTTTTCATTGGAGACCGGGGGGATTGGAACCTTCATTTCCTCAATCAGGGGCTGCCAATCATGAAAGGGAATATCTCTATTTATTTTGACAGTGCAGTTGTCCCTGCTTCAGCTGAATATTATATCCATCAATCAAGAGTAGATGTCACCCTGCCGTTTTCGATCGGACGAAAAGAAAAAGCCAACATTCATATTCCTTTTCTTGCTGAAAAGCGGGGACTATCGAAAATCAGGAAGCTGGAGCTTCATATTCCGCATTTTTTTGGCTTCGGGGACACGATTCTTGAATTTACCGATGTGATCAATATGGAGACACTTGTCTATCCAAAACCGCTATCGGTGAACAATATTGATCGCCACAAATCAGTCAAGCCTGGAAACAGCCCATCTATTTTCTCTGTTTTTGAAGATAACATGGGACCGGTTGGAACAAGGGATTATCTGCCAACCGACAGCTTCAACAGAATTAACTGGAAAGCAAGTGCAAGGAGAATGACATTGCAGACAAAGGAATTTGAAAGGATCAATGAGGCTGGAGCCGTTTTGTTGATCAACGTTTCTGATGGGTATTCAGTAACCAGCAAGCTTGAATTTTTAATGAGCAGCATTGCGGAAATGGGTTACTTTTTTCATCGGAACAATATCCCTTTCTCCCTTTGCATGAACATAAGGTCTGCCGGGTTGACGCCTTTTACCTATCTTCCATTAGGTTCTGGAAAGGATCATCTGCAAAAGCTCCTGGATTTATTGGCGATTGCCGATTTTCACTCTCCCACCATTCCGCATGAACAATTGCTTTTCTTCTATAAAAGGCATTTGGCGCTCGCACCCGTCATGATATATGCTGGGGTCCGTACACCAAGGACAGATGGCTATATGCAAGAGTGGTCAAGGGAAGGGGTACAGCTTTTTCAACTGCAACAACATAACGAAGGTGGATACCTTGAACCACTAAAAACCGTGTTAAAGGATGTGGCCGGCAAATGA
- a CDS encoding phosphocarrier protein HPr encodes MVQKQFKVVAETGIHARPATMLVQAASKFDSEIHLEYKEKKVNLKSIMGVMSLGIGQGADIAIIAEGSDEQDALNTLEETLKREGLAE; translated from the coding sequence ATGGTACAAAAACAATTCAAGGTTGTTGCTGAAACAGGAATCCATGCTCGCCCTGCTACAATGCTTGTTCAGGCTGCAAGTAAGTTCGATTCAGAAATCCACTTAGAATATAAAGAAAAAAAGGTTAACCTTAAGTCAATCATGGGTGTAATGTCATTAGGAATCGGCCAGGGTGCAGACATCGCGATCATCGCTGAAGGAAGCGACGAGCAAGATGCTCTTAATACGCTGGAAGAAACTCTTAAAAGAGAAGGCTTAGCTGAATAA
- the ptsP gene encoding phosphoenolpyruvate--protein phosphotransferase, whose amino-acid sequence MGFLQGIAASNGIAIAKAYKLVEPDFSFEKKSVDAPAEEVARFQTALQTSKAELEKIRDHAGTALGADKAAIFDAHLLVLSDPELISPIEDKITTENVNAEHALKETADMFIGMFESMDNEYMKERAADIRDVTKRVLAHLLGIQIPNPSMIAEEVVIVAEDLTPSDTAQLNRQFVKGFTTNIGGRTSHSAIMARSMEIPAVVGTKAATEEINNGDLVVVDGLKGEVHFNPTPEVLDAYKQIQEDFEKQKAEWAKLVNEKSVTADGHHVELAANIGTPKDLKGVVENGGEAVGLYRTEFLYMDRDQLPTEEEQFTAYKAVLEGMEGKPVVVRTLDIGGDKELPYLDLPKEMNPFLGFRAIRLCLEEVDIFRTQLRALLRASVHGNLKIMFPMIATLNEFRQAKAMLEEEKAKLVEEGIKVADHIELGIMVEIPSTAVLADQFAKEVDFFSIGTNDLIQYTMAADRMNQQVSYLYQPYNPSILRLVKMVIDAAHKEGKWAGMCGEMAGDETAIPILLGLGLDEFSMSASSILKARSLIRNLNKADMEKLASDVLNMSTTEEVVEAVNKAVAL is encoded by the coding sequence ATGGGCTTTCTCCAGGGTATTGCTGCTTCAAATGGCATTGCCATCGCAAAAGCCTATAAGCTTGTCGAGCCGGATTTTTCTTTTGAAAAAAAATCGGTAGATGCCCCTGCTGAAGAGGTTGCACGGTTCCAGACAGCGCTTCAGACATCAAAAGCTGAGCTTGAAAAGATCCGTGATCATGCAGGAACAGCTTTGGGTGCAGATAAAGCAGCGATTTTTGATGCACATCTTCTAGTATTAAGTGATCCAGAACTGATTTCACCCATCGAAGATAAAATCACAACTGAAAATGTCAATGCAGAACACGCATTGAAAGAAACTGCTGATATGTTCATTGGCATGTTCGAATCTATGGACAATGAATATATGAAAGAACGTGCAGCAGATATCCGCGATGTAACAAAGCGAGTGCTTGCACATCTTTTGGGAATCCAAATTCCTAATCCAAGCATGATTGCCGAAGAAGTGGTTATTGTCGCTGAGGATTTGACTCCTTCAGATACAGCCCAGTTAAATCGCCAGTTTGTAAAAGGTTTTACAACCAATATTGGCGGCCGTACATCACATTCTGCAATCATGGCTCGTTCCATGGAAATTCCTGCGGTTGTCGGCACCAAGGCAGCTACAGAAGAAATCAATAACGGCGATCTCGTTGTTGTGGATGGGTTGAAAGGTGAAGTTCATTTCAATCCGACTCCAGAGGTTCTTGATGCATATAAACAGATTCAGGAAGACTTTGAGAAGCAAAAAGCAGAATGGGCAAAGCTTGTTAATGAAAAATCAGTAACAGCTGATGGCCATCATGTAGAGCTTGCCGCGAACATCGGGACACCGAAGGATTTAAAGGGTGTTGTCGAAAATGGCGGTGAGGCTGTAGGACTATACCGTACGGAATTCCTCTATATGGACAGGGACCAGCTTCCTACTGAAGAGGAACAGTTTACAGCATACAAGGCTGTTCTTGAAGGCATGGAAGGCAAGCCAGTCGTAGTCCGCACATTGGATATCGGCGGTGACAAAGAACTTCCATATCTTGACTTGCCAAAAGAAATGAATCCTTTCCTTGGTTTCAGGGCAATCCGTCTTTGCCTGGAGGAAGTAGATATTTTCCGTACACAGTTACGCGCTCTATTGCGTGCCAGCGTTCATGGCAACCTGAAGATCATGTTCCCGATGATCGCTACTCTTAATGAATTCAGGCAAGCAAAAGCGATGCTGGAAGAAGAGAAAGCTAAGCTTGTAGAGGAAGGCATCAAGGTTGCCGACCACATCGAACTTGGAATCATGGTCGAAATCCCTTCAACTGCGGTCCTTGCAGACCAGTTCGCAAAGGAAGTTGACTTCTTCAGTATCGGAACAAATGACCTTATTCAATATACGATGGCTGCAGACAGGATGAACCAGCAGGTATCCTACTTGTACCAGCCGTATAATCCGTCCATCCTTCGTCTTGTGAAAATGGTTATTGATGCAGCGCATAAAGAAGGCAAATGGGCTGGCATGTGCGGGGAAATGGCCGGTGACGAAACTGCTATTCCGATTTTGCTTGGTTTAGGTCTTGATGAGTTCTCAATGAGTGCTTCTTCAATCCTGAAAGCACGCTCTTTGATCAGAAACCTGAACAAAGCCGATATGGAAAAGCTGGCTTCTGACGTCTTAAACATGAGCACCACAGAAGAAGTAGTCGAAGCAGTAAACAAAGCAGTCGCTTTGTAA
- a CDS encoding GNAT family N-acetyltransferase, protein MFYKEIYVYDNNKPVKATFRNYTRDDFDQLIRVQQEAFPPPFPEELWWNEEQLTNHISLFPEGAICVEVGGRIAGSITGLIVEMKKGDEEHSWADITDNGYIRNHDPDGNTLYIVDICISPAYRKLGLGKWMMQCMYETVVHLGLDRLLGGGRMPGYHAFSAQMSIDQYVEKVLDGELRDPVVSFLLRCGRTPVKPVANYLEDEESLNYGMLMEWKNPFKV, encoded by the coding sequence ATGTTTTATAAAGAGATTTATGTTTACGATAATAATAAACCTGTCAAGGCAACGTTTAGAAATTATACGAGAGACGATTTTGACCAGTTAATCCGTGTCCAGCAGGAAGCCTTTCCCCCGCCATTTCCGGAAGAACTCTGGTGGAATGAAGAGCAGCTGACAAATCATATTAGCTTGTTCCCAGAAGGGGCTATATGTGTTGAAGTTGGCGGCCGCATTGCAGGGTCGATCACCGGCCTGATTGTTGAAATGAAAAAGGGTGATGAAGAACATTCCTGGGCTGATATTACCGATAATGGCTATATCCGGAACCATGATCCGGACGGCAACACCCTTTATATTGTAGATATTTGCATCAGCCCTGCCTATCGTAAATTGGGACTTGGAAAATGGATGATGCAATGCATGTATGAGACAGTTGTTCATTTAGGATTGGATAGACTTTTGGGAGGCGGCAGGATGCCAGGTTATCACGCATTCTCTGCACAAATGTCAATTGACCAGTATGTAGAAAAAGTTCTAGATGGTGAATTGAGGGATCCGGTCGTTTCCTTTTTGCTCCGCTGCGGCCGTACTCCGGTAAAACCGGTAGCCAATTATCTGGAAGATGAAGAATCACTGAATTATGGAATGCTGATGGAGTGGAAAAACCCATTTAAAGTTTAA
- a CDS encoding NAD(P)-dependent oxidoreductase: MLSKEDTVIGFIGTGVMGKSMAGHLLEAGYQLTVFTRTKEKAAELLEKGAVWSESPREVAQKADVVFTIVGYPSDVEEVYLGEEGLIANGKPGSYLIDMTTSTPSLAKKIYEAAKEKGIHAIDAPVSGGDVGAREARLAIMVGSDDEAFLEVEPLLNILGTNIVHQGEPGAGQHTKMANQIAIASNMIGVCEAIIYAEKAGLDPETVLKSISTGAAGSWSLSNLAPRMIAGNFEPGFFIKHFIKDMKIALDEAKRMDMEVPGLSMALSLYEQLAEKGEENSGTQALYKYWKQS, encoded by the coding sequence ATGCTATCCAAAGAAGATACTGTAATTGGATTCATCGGAACTGGTGTGATGGGGAAAAGCATGGCAGGTCATCTGCTTGAAGCAGGCTATCAGCTGACGGTTTTTACCAGAACAAAAGAAAAGGCTGCTGAATTGCTGGAAAAAGGTGCGGTCTGGTCAGAGTCACCACGTGAGGTTGCCCAAAAAGCGGATGTTGTTTTTACAATCGTTGGTTACCCATCAGATGTAGAAGAGGTTTATTTGGGCGAGGAGGGACTAATCGCCAATGGGAAGCCTGGCAGTTATCTGATTGATATGACAACATCCACTCCATCCCTGGCAAAGAAGATTTATGAGGCAGCAAAAGAAAAAGGAATCCATGCGATTGATGCTCCTGTTTCCGGCGGTGATGTAGGTGCCCGGGAAGCAAGGCTCGCGATTATGGTCGGCAGTGATGACGAGGCCTTCCTTGAAGTGGAACCGCTGCTTAATATACTGGGCACGAATATCGTGCATCAAGGAGAGCCTGGTGCAGGCCAGCACACAAAGATGGCCAACCAGATTGCCATAGCATCGAACATGATCGGTGTATGTGAGGCAATCATCTACGCCGAAAAGGCCGGCCTTGATCCTGAGACCGTATTGAAAAGCATTTCTACCGGTGCTGCAGGCAGCTGGTCACTGTCAAACCTGGCACCAAGGATGATAGCAGGCAATTTCGAGCCTGGTTTCTTTATCAAGCATTTCATCAAGGATATGAAAATAGCCCTCGATGAAGCGAAACGGATGGACATGGAAGTGCCTGGACTCTCGATGGCTCTTTCATTGTATGAGCAGCTTGCGGAAAAAGGCGAAGAAAACAGCGGTACACAGGCGTTATATAAGTACTGGAAACAATCATAA
- a CDS encoding aminotransferase A has protein sequence MEHLINNRVKNIEISGIRKFFNMVAHVEDMVSLTIGQPDFKTPEHVKEAGKQAIGSNITTYTHNAGLIQLREAAADFYRDKYHVSYSAEQETIITVGASEAIDITFRTILDEGCEVILPGPVYPGYEPIIKLCGATPIYADIRKTGFRMTAALIKGLITEKTRCIVLPYPSNPTGVSLNETELKEITKLLMDKDIFVLADEIYSELVYEQEHISIAQFLKEQTIVINGLSKSHSMTGWRIGMLFAPEYLAKHILKVHQYNVTCATSISQMAALEALTAGVDDALPMKKEYAIRRDYVFKRLTSMGLDVIKPEGAFYFFIKIPESNISSFDFCMDLVKEAKLAVVPGSAFSEFGEGYFRLSYAYSMDTLKEGLDRLERYLRQ, from the coding sequence GTGGAGCATTTAATTAATAATCGGGTTAAAAACATAGAGATCTCAGGCATCAGGAAATTTTTCAACATGGTTGCCCATGTAGAAGATATGGTTTCTTTGACAATCGGCCAGCCTGACTTCAAAACCCCTGAACATGTTAAAGAAGCAGGCAAGCAGGCTATAGGATCTAATATCACTACATATACACATAATGCCGGTCTGATTCAGCTAAGAGAGGCCGCAGCGGATTTCTACAGAGATAAGTACCATGTTTCTTATTCAGCTGAACAAGAAACAATCATCACAGTTGGCGCAAGTGAAGCGATTGATATCACCTTCCGGACCATCCTTGATGAAGGCTGTGAGGTGATCCTGCCCGGTCCTGTTTATCCAGGATACGAGCCAATCATCAAGCTTTGCGGTGCTACCCCAATCTATGCGGACATCAGGAAAACCGGATTTCGGATGACAGCCGCGTTGATTAAGGGCCTGATTACCGAAAAAACAAGGTGTATTGTCCTTCCATATCCATCGAATCCTACCGGGGTCAGCCTGAATGAGACCGAACTCAAAGAAATTACAAAACTCCTGATGGACAAGGATATTTTTGTGCTGGCTGATGAAATATACAGTGAACTGGTTTACGAGCAGGAACATATATCAATTGCGCAATTCCTGAAGGAACAGACAATTGTCATAAACGGGCTTTCCAAATCACACTCAATGACAGGCTGGCGGATAGGCATGCTTTTTGCGCCTGAATATCTGGCGAAACATATTCTGAAGGTACATCAATACAATGTGACCTGTGCAACTTCGATTTCACAAATGGCTGCGCTGGAGGCTTTGACGGCAGGGGTTGATGACGCATTGCCAATGAAAAAGGAGTATGCCATTAGGCGCGATTATGTATTCAAAAGACTCACCTCCATGGGCCTTGATGTCATCAAGCCTGAAGGAGCGTTCTACTTTTTCATTAAAATTCCGGAAAGCAATATTTCCTCATTTGATTTTTGCATGGATTTAGTCAAAGAAGCAAAGCTGGCAGTTGTTCCGGGGAGTGCTTTCTCTGAATTTGGAGAGGGGTATTTCCGCCTTTCCTATGCATATTCTATGGATACCCTAAAAGAAGGGCTTGACCGTTTGGAAAGATATTTACGACAATAA
- a CDS encoding DinB family protein, producing MDLEQIKKHYTEFDIWIQSLRNLDASEWLMPLGEGKWTVAAVVSHLLFWDKFSLEERFPYFKEDAVLPSFPDFQEINDKAREYAENNATKDQILDELLEVRQEFHGMLEHMNQDALAVSFKISDHQMTTGAYFADFIWHDLHHQKQVDAVLGWAVAN from the coding sequence TTGGACTTGGAACAAATCAAAAAACATTATACAGAGTTTGATATCTGGATCCAATCATTGAGAAATCTTGACGCCAGTGAATGGCTTATGCCGCTGGGAGAGGGGAAATGGACGGTAGCCGCGGTAGTATCCCATCTGCTCTTCTGGGATAAATTTTCATTGGAGGAGCGATTTCCGTATTTTAAAGAAGACGCAGTTTTGCCATCATTTCCTGATTTTCAGGAAATCAATGACAAGGCGCGTGAATATGCTGAAAATAATGCGACAAAGGACCAAATCCTTGATGAACTCCTTGAGGTCCGTCAAGAGTTCCATGGAATGCTTGAACACATGAATCAAGACGCTCTTGCAGTCTCATTCAAAATTTCCGACCATCAAATGACGACTGGTGCATATTTTGCGGACTTTATCTGGCACGATCTCCATCATCAAAAACAAGTAGATGCTGTGTTAGGATGGGCAGTCGCAAATTGA
- a CDS encoding dihydrofolate reductase family protein, with protein MSNTVKHRRIILDLAITLDGFIEGKNGEVDWCIMDPDMEFTDFLNQIDTILYGRKSYDSWGQYFPKNDDPDTEKEIWKLVHSKKKYVFSRTLNAIDHQAIVINDNILGEVNKLKQEPGKDIWLYGGASLIKTFINLGLVDEFRLSIHPVALGEGKPLFIDLKQRINLKMVNTRTFSSGVVQIIYHWHGN; from the coding sequence ATGTCAAATACCGTAAAACATAGAAGGATAATTTTAGATTTAGCAATTACTTTAGATGGATTTATTGAAGGGAAAAATGGAGAAGTTGATTGGTGTATCATGGACCCTGATATGGAGTTTACTGATTTCTTGAATCAAATTGATACTATTTTATATGGCAGGAAAAGCTACGATTCATGGGGACAATATTTTCCAAAAAATGATGACCCTGATACCGAAAAGGAAATATGGAAACTGGTTCATAGTAAAAAGAAATATGTTTTTTCCAGAACACTGAATGCGATTGATCATCAAGCAATAGTCATAAATGATAATATCCTTGGAGAAGTAAATAAATTGAAGCAAGAGCCTGGTAAAGACATTTGGCTATATGGCGGAGCAAGTCTTATTAAAACTTTTATAAATCTCGGGCTTGTTGATGAATTTAGATTATCTATTCACCCTGTTGCATTGGGGGAAGGAAAACCGTTGTTTATTGATTTAAAACAGAGGATTAATTTAAAAATGGTTAATACAAGAACATTTTCCTCAGGCGTTGTGCAAATAATTTATCATTGGCACGGTAACTAA
- a CDS encoding chemotaxis protein, whose amino-acid sequence MMNDSSILLESGTNELEIVEFGIGQNKFAINVMKVKEILNPVPVVEIPQSHPFVEGIMELRGEVLPVINVASALGLPQSANPQMDKFIVAEFNRQKTVFHVHTVSQIHRISWTQIEKPSDLYQGQESQVIGVIKLGGEMVLFLDFEKILLEINPDSGVKISDVKKLGPRERSLKKIVIAEDSAMLRKMLHDTLSEAGFDNLEFFENGQDAITYLEHLAGNPQELPGAVQLVITDIEMPQMDGHHLTKRIKEHPVLSKLPVIIFSSLITNELRHKGSVVGADAQISKPEIAQLVLKIDELIL is encoded by the coding sequence ATGATGAATGATAGCAGTATTTTATTAGAATCGGGCACGAATGAACTGGAAATTGTCGAGTTCGGCATCGGCCAGAATAAATTTGCCATAAATGTCATGAAAGTAAAAGAAATCCTCAATCCGGTGCCTGTCGTGGAGATTCCACAGTCACATCCATTTGTGGAGGGAATCATGGAACTGAGGGGAGAGGTGCTTCCTGTCATTAATGTGGCGTCTGCTTTAGGACTGCCTCAATCTGCCAATCCTCAAATGGATAAGTTCATAGTAGCGGAATTCAATCGGCAAAAGACGGTATTCCACGTCCATACAGTTTCGCAAATTCATCGTATCTCATGGACTCAGATTGAGAAACCATCTGATCTGTATCAGGGACAGGAGAGCCAGGTGATCGGTGTGATCAAGCTGGGAGGAGAGATGGTTCTTTTCCTGGACTTTGAAAAGATTCTTCTTGAGATCAATCCTGATTCTGGGGTAAAAATCAGTGATGTCAAAAAGCTGGGGCCGAGAGAGCGTTCATTGAAAAAAATCGTGATTGCAGAGGATTCTGCGATGCTGAGAAAAATGCTTCATGACACATTGAGTGAAGCAGGATTCGATAACCTGGAGTTCTTCGAGAATGGGCAGGATGCAATCACTTATCTTGAACACCTGGCAGGAAATCCACAGGAGCTGCCAGGGGCAGTCCAGCTTGTGATCACGGATATTGAAATGCCGCAGATGGATGGCCATCATCTGACAAAGAGGATAAAGGAGCATCCGGTTCTGTCAAAGCTCCCGGTGATCATCTTCTCTTCGTTGATCACGAACGAGCTGCGCCATAAGGGAAGTGTTGTGGGTGCGGATGCCCAGATCAGCAAGCCGGAGATCGCACAGCTGGTCCTGAAGATTGATGAATTAATTTTATAA
- a CDS encoding YkyB family protein: MKNERNNIPQLRPTIENLSQAIFTVNRHAKTAPNAKFLYQLKHDAIKKMLREGKAKKAGLHFSNNPRNSQQQSDVLVVCGDYTFHIPPTKQDFELLPHLGKLDQTVRNPKASISLTNAKKLLSSYTGLKEAQEASSTARTRKYAKPVFKKLGERYP, translated from the coding sequence TTGAAGAATGAAAGGAACAATATTCCCCAACTCCGTCCAACGATTGAGAACCTCTCGCAAGCAATCTTCACCGTGAACCGTCATGCCAAGACTGCTCCAAATGCGAAATTTCTTTATCAGTTAAAACATGATGCGATAAAAAAAATGCTCAGGGAAGGAAAAGCCAAAAAGGCTGGTCTTCATTTTTCAAACAATCCGAGGAACAGTCAGCAGCAGTCAGACGTACTCGTGGTTTGCGGAGATTATACATTCCATATCCCGCCGACTAAGCAGGACTTTGAACTGCTGCCCCATCTGGGAAAGCTTGATCAGACAGTCCGGAATCCGAAAGCATCGATCTCATTGACCAATGCAAAGAAATTATTGTCATCCTACACTGGTTTAAAGGAGGCACAGGAAGCTTCCAGTACTGCCAGGACAAGAAAATATGCAAAGCCAGTATTCAAAAAGCTTGGCGAAAGATATCCTTAA
- a CDS encoding L,D-transpeptidase family protein: MYHIVKKGESLVVIAANYRRPIGQILSANPGIINPALIYPGQRISIPGLPEPASIPYSISVSLTSKRLSLSRAGHTVKTYPVGIGKMLTQTPVGEFVIVNREPNPGGPYGVMWLSLSKLGYGIHGTNNPASIGKLVSKGCIRMHNKDVLELARQVPNGTRVTIRP, from the coding sequence ATGTATCATATTGTTAAAAAAGGCGAGTCTTTGGTCGTTATCGCAGCTAATTACCGCCGGCCCATCGGCCAAATCCTGTCTGCGAATCCCGGAATCATCAACCCGGCGCTCATCTATCCAGGCCAGCGGATTTCAATTCCCGGACTTCCAGAGCCAGCTTCCATTCCTTATTCCATTTCGGTATCATTAACCAGCAAAAGGCTCAGTTTATCCAGAGCAGGCCATACAGTAAAAACCTACCCAGTCGGCATCGGGAAAATGCTGACTCAAACCCCGGTCGGTGAATTTGTCATTGTCAACAGAGAACCCAACCCAGGCGGGCCTTATGGCGTAATGTGGTTATCACTTTCCAAACTTGGGTATGGAATCCATGGGACAAATAATCCTGCCTCCATCGGCAAGTTAGTTTCAAAAGGATGTATACGCATGCATAATAAAGATGTCCTCGAATTGGCCCGGCAAGTACCCAATGGAACAAGAGTAACCATCAGACCATAA